The following are encoded together in the Panicum virgatum strain AP13 chromosome 6K, P.virgatum_v5, whole genome shotgun sequence genome:
- the LOC120713377 gene encoding uncharacterized protein LOC120713377: MGIGLDKLRPRVSPFHGVAPGKRVQPLGQIDLPVCFSTPANFRKEVLIFEGVITVGMSFEHAYECDVECVEHAEAQAEDEALAATLDKMGSKAMYSTHRHAGSFEPAEGIKEVPLDPSVGTP; encoded by the exons ATGGGGATCGGCTTGGACAAGCTGCGCCCCAGAGTGTCGCCGTTCCACGGCGTCGCGCCAGGGAaacgagtccaacccctcgggcaGATTGACTTGCCTGTCTGCTTCAGCACaccagccaacttccgcaaggaggtactcatcTTCGAG ggtgtcatcaccgtcggcatGTCGTTtgagcatgcctacgagtgcgacgtcgaatGCGTCGAGCATGCCGAGGCccaggcggaggacgaggcccttgCAGCTACCTTGGATAAGATGGGAAGCAAAGCCATGTACTCCACGCACCGGCACGCAGGCAGCTTCGAGCCAGCCGAGGGTATCAAGGAAGTACCCCTCGACCCgagtgttggcactccttaa
- the LOC120712209 gene encoding uncharacterized protein LOC120712209, translating into MPASIEMSAPSAAAPVVELPGDSSEYKLRKQLLLLATLVLSVTYVAGLEPPGGVWKEDGAGGGVSAGAPILRSTHRPRYLSFYYCNSAALVASVVVIFLLLLKNPTRVQLAVLRLVMVLDLLALMGAYLTGSCQQRPATVYAASLVLALSAYVGLHILQALSHSQSQAAAERVTTEHDRDDEEEEEEEAKGRRKVVLLLATFAVAVTYVAGLNPPGGFWDSAAERGGYRPGDSLVEAHHKGHYRMFFYCNTTAFVASLYIIVVLLEEKLSARTARSIALYVFVLGALLGLVAAYTAGSCRDTECSVYVVSLFGAVLAFIFLAMGMVMVLMPMLKRRLRANNRSNNTMLEGGQSGTIDQATKKVKSLVVLLANLAATITYQAGLNPPGGFWPDGRDGHIAGDAVLLSKQPARYKAFFYCNSTAFVASVVAIVMVQNVKLVRSHTLLAVMVLDMFALIGAYAAGSCRDLRTSAVVVALAAAVLLYVVAQVLYFTLLAAETSSTLPEKEHKHLLLLAILVATITYQVGLTPPGGFWISDDDGPLAGHRAGYAVLLDANPRRFKAFFYCNTASFMASMALILLLVNPNLHRLAIRCYPLYACQVAGLIGLMGAYAAGSARSSRTSIVVFVLVGAVIAVIALNITVFDFVQRGRGAAAEVHGPRNADETEYRDEVYAKRKYLMLLGILAASVTYEAGLAPPGGVWQDNNGGRRREAGSSVLHDTNSRRYHVFFYSNSTSFIASVVVIALLLQQILRRRRHRRPDQENPDLLLVATNTAVVLDLLGLLAAYAAGSTREWESVIALTGLVVLFMAIHAAVWLYRQRRRCCSCGCGGAVHANNQGSLPMEEQVPNGHGQTSQGEEA; encoded by the coding sequence ATGCCGGCGTCGATCGAGATGTCGGCACCCAGCGCCGCTGCtccggtggtggagctgcccgGGGACTCGTCGGAGTACAAGCTCCGGAAGCAGCTCCTGCTGCTGGCCACGCTCGTCCTCAGCGTCACCTACGTGGCGGGGCTGGAGCCGCCGGGCGGGGTGTGGAAGGAGgacggagccggcggcggcgtcagtgCCGGCGCGCCCATCCTGCGGTCCACCCACAGGCCCAGGTACCTGTCCTTCTACTACTGCAATTCCGCCGCGCTCGTCGCGTCGGTCGtcgtcatcttcctcctcctcctcaagaaCCCCACCAGGGTCCAGCTCGCTGTGTTGCGGCTGGTCATGGTGCTGGACCTGCTCGCCCTCATGGGGGCCTACCTCACCGGAAGCTGCCAGCAGAGGCCCGCCACCGTGTACGCCGCCTCGCTGGTGCTCGCCCTCTCCGCCTATGTTGGCCTCCACATCCTGCAGGCGCTGTCCCACTCGCagtcgcaggcggcggcggagcgggtgaCGACGGAGCATGAccgcgacgacgaggaggaggaggaggaggaggcgaaggGACGGCGCAAGGTGGTGCTCCTGCTCGCTACCTTCGCGGTGGCCGTCACCTACGTCGCCGGGCTGAACCCGCCGGGCGGCTTCTGGGACTCGGCAGCGGAGCGCGGCGGCTACCGCCCCGGCGACTCCCTCGTCGAGGCGCACCACAAGGGCCACTACAGGATGTTCTTCTACTGCAACACCACCGCCTTCGTGGCGTCCCTCTACATCATCGTGGTGCTCCTGGAAGAGAAGCTCAGCGCGAGGACGGCGCGCTCCATCGCGCTCTACGTGTTTGTCCTCGGCGCCCTGCTCGGCCTGGTGGCGGCCTACACCGCCGGGAGCTGCCGGGACACGGAGTGCAGCGTCTATGTCGTCAGCCTGTTCGGCGCAGTCCTCGCCTTCATCTTCCTCGCGATGGGGATGGTGATGGTGCTCATGCCAATGTTGAAGCGCCGCCTCCGTGCCAACAATCGCAGCAACAACACGATGCTAGAAGGCGGGCAATCGGGCACAATCGATCAAGCAACAAAGAAGGTCAAGTCCCTTGTGGTGCTTCTTGCCAATCTCGCGGCGACCATCACGTACCAGGCGGGGCTGAACCCGCCCGGCGGCTTCTGGCCGGACGGCCGCGACGGGcacatcgccggcgacgccgtaCTCCTGTCGAAGCAGCCGGCGCGGTACAAGGCCTTCTTCTACTGCAACTCGACCGCTTTCGTCGCGTCCGTGGTCGCCATCGTCATGGTCCAGAACGTGAAGCTGGTTAGGAGCCACACCTTGCTGGCGGTGATGGTGCTGGACATGTTCGCCCTCATCGGCGCGTACGCCGCCGGGAGCTGCCGGGACCTCCGGACCTCCGCCGTCGTCGTGGCCCTGGCCGCTGCCGTCCTGCTGTACGTCGTGGCACAGGTCCTCTACTTCACGCTGCTCGCGGCGGAAACCAGCAGCACGTTGCCGGAGAAGGAGCACAAGCATCTCCTGCTGCTGGCCATCCTGGTCGCCACCATCACCTACCAAGTCGGCCTGACCCCGCCTGGCGGCTTCTGGAtcagcgacgacgacgggccactcgccggccaccgcgcgggCTACGCGGTCCTCCTCGACGCCAACCCGCGGCGCTTCAAGGCCTTCTTCTACTGCAACACGGCGAGCTTCATGGCGTCCATGGcgctcatcctcctcctcgtcaaCCCCAACCTCCACCGGCTCGCCATCCGGTGCTACCCGCTCTACGCGTGCCAGGTGGCAGGCCTGATCGGCCTCATGGGTGCCTACGCCGCCGGCAGCGCCCGGAGCTCGCGAACATCCATCGTCGTGTTCGTGCTCGTGGGCGCAGTGATCGCCGTCATCGCCCTGAACATTACCGTGTTCGACTTCGTCCAACGAGGCAGAGGCGCCGCCGCTGAAGTGCATGGCCCGAGAAACGCCGACGAGACGGAGTACCGCGACGAGGTGTACGCTAAACGCAAGTACCTGATGCTTCTCGGGATCCTGGCCGCGAGCGTCACCTACGAAGCCGGCCTCGCGCCGCCGGGCGGCGTGTGGCAGGACAACAACGGCGGCCGCCGTCGGGAGGCGGGCAGCTCGGTGCTCCACGACACCAATAGCCGCCGCTACCACGTGTTCTTCTACAGCAACTCCACGTCCTTCATCGCGTCCGTGGTCGTCATCGCCCTGCTCCTGCAGCAGATCCTGCGGcgtcgccgtcaccgccgcccggACCAGGAGAACCCCGACCTGCTCCTCGTCGCCACGAACACGGCCGTCGTCCTGGACTTGCTGGGGCTCCTGGCGGCCTACGCGGCCGGCAGCACCAGGGAGTGGGAGAGTGTCATCGCGCTAACCGGGCTTGTTGTGCTCTTCATGGCAATCCATGCCGCGGTCTGGTTGTACCGCCAGAGACGCCGTTGCTgcagctgcggctgcggcggagcAGTACATGCTAATAACCAGGGGAGCCTGCCAATGGAGGAACAAGTTCCAAATGGTCATGGCCAGACTTCACAAGGGGAGGAGGCATAG